The region TGCTGGACCCCACTAGGGGGGCGAACAGTGGTCCGGGGATTGCACTTGTGCTTCCTCCGTGTGACCGTGCCATCTGGGGACGTGTGGTCATGTTTTCCCCCCTCTGTGAAATCTGGGGAGGAATCCTCCTTGTCTGCCATGACCTCTTTCGAGTGGTGAACCTCATTGTCACCCTTCCCCTTGCTCACCCTGTTGCGAGGCTTTGTGCAGTTCCGAGAACGGCCGGGCCTCGACGGGTGAACTATGTGGGTCTGCCCTCCAGAGCCCACTGCTACTCCACGATTCGGATTCACTGTGCCAGATAAATTGTTAGTCTGGGCTCTGGACTCAGAGTTAGGGACAGTTGGCGAACAGTTGGGGAAGTCCTCCTTGCGGAGCTCTTTGAGGTCTTTCCCAACCATATCAGGAGGCGCCTGGCAACCCACTGAAGATGTCGAACCTCGGAAACGTTTCAACCATTCCCATAGTGACAAGGCCTTACAGTCACATGACCAAGGGTTGTCGTTGAGGCGTAGGTACTCCAGGGCGGGCAGCTGGTCCAGGCACTGTCCGGACAGCTCTATCAGGGAATTGTTGAACAGGTAAAGGGTGGTGAGACGTTTCAGGTCATGGAAGGCCAAACGGTCTACCCACTCTAGTTGGTTTTGGTGCAGAAGCAAACGGTCCAAAGCTCGAAGACCTCTGAAGGTATTCTGATTCAGGCTCCACAGACGGTTCCCATGCAGGAAGAGGTGGCTCAGGTTGTGGAGATCCATAAATATGTCATCTTGCAGGAACTTCAGATGGTTATCCTGAAGAGATACAGAGAGTGCAATTACAACAGTCCAGCATTTTTGGAATGTGTTACTGTAATTTTTCCTTATGACTACATACTACTGAAAAAATTTGTAAATCAACATTATGCACACAGTGTGTCATGTTCAGACTATTGTTCAAACATGGGAACAAATCAAATACTATTCCTGTGATCATCTGTTGTCATCTGTGTCTTGTACACAAGTggagcattgtaaaaaaaattactttaagaTTAGCTTGTTGCTTAGTTGAAGCACCACAGTCACAAGGAATGAACAGAGTAACATTTATTCTGCACCAGAGTTTAGGATAAAGCTGTGTAAATTGTGCTTGGATGACTTTAGGTATGTTAGTTTAATTTAAGCTTTTAGACGAGTCTTAGTGGAGACATAATAAAACAGATTGTGCAAAGGTGTACCTGCAAGTAGAGATACTGTAGACTTCTGAGGCCTTGGAAGATGTTATTTGGAAGTGAACTGAGCCCACAGCGGTACAGGTGAAGCGAGCTGAGCCGAGTCAACCCGTGAAAGGTGTCTTCAGCCAAGGAGCGCAGGTGGTGGTTGTCTCCCAGATCCAACTCCTCCAGCAACGTAAAGCCATGGAAGGTGGAGGGCTCGATGTACGTGATATTGTTGAAGTAGATCCAGAGCGTGACGGTGTTGGTACTGAAGTGGCCCCGTAGTAAGCGGTGGATTTTATTGTACTGTAAGAAGATGCGTTCACTATCAGGAGGGATGCCTTCAGGAACTGACAAAAAGTTGTGGGATTGACAGGAGACCGTGCTGGGTGCAGCGTAGCAGATACAGTGATGGGGGCAGGACCAGGAAAGCTCGAGCCCACAGAGAACCAGCAGGAACTCCAGCCCACAGCCTGCAgagagcaagaaagaaaaagcaagaaTGAAATACCTGCAAAGTTTGGATTTGACATTTAGACTCAGTTCCTTCCAGAATTCAAAAGGTTGAATTCTATGCTTTGAATCTGTGAGGTTGTATTTGCATCTAAAGCTAATGTGAGTATA is a window of Acanthochromis polyacanthus isolate Apoly-LR-REF ecotype Palm Island chromosome 13, KAUST_Apoly_ChrSc, whole genome shotgun sequence DNA encoding:
- the rtn4rl1b gene encoding reticulon-4 receptor-like 1b, which codes for MFRRGCGLEFLLVLCGLELSWSCPHHCICYAAPSTVSCQSHNFLSVPEGIPPDSERIFLQYNKIHRLLRGHFSTNTVTLWIYFNNITYIEPSTFHGFTLLEELDLGDNHHLRSLAEDTFHGLTRLSSLHLYRCGLSSLPNNIFQGLRSLQYLYLQDNHLKFLQDDIFMDLHNLSHLFLHGNRLWSLNQNTFRGLRALDRLLLHQNQLEWVDRLAFHDLKRLTTLYLFNNSLIELSGQCLDQLPALEYLRLNDNPWSCDCKALSLWEWLKRFRGSTSSVGCQAPPDMVGKDLKELRKEDFPNCSPTVPNSESRAQTNNLSGTVNPNRGVAVGSGGQTHIVHPSRPGRSRNCTKPRNRVSKGKGDNEVHHSKEVMADKEDSSPDFTEGGKHDHTSPDGTVTRRKHKCNPRTTVRPPSGVQQANNRATLSQSLLYVYALFVTLIVTNIDYILR